In Paraburkholderia phenazinium, the following are encoded in one genomic region:
- a CDS encoding transporter substrate-binding domain-containing protein yields MKAQLDLKPVLSSVARVAKCAAALALCTASHAFASSGVPTVAPGKLTIGADLTYPPYDYMQAADPAGFDPAFMTKLAGHLNLQPGFVDTRFANLILGVNANRFDVIASALYVTPERAKQIDFVPYLKTGGSLLALSHSGFAPKTPEDLCGKRVSSIKGASWIPKLNDVSKQVCAPAGRGAIDVREFETSPEAAQAVLAHAVDAQFEDSAVAQMSVNKLGGRVAITSTAPLYPVVIGLGVKKGNDALLAELKTAFATMKQAGEYQALLKQYNVAEPTGNDIAQALGTAQN; encoded by the coding sequence ATGAAAGCCCAACTTGACCTGAAACCTGTCCTGTCCTCCGTGGCGCGCGTCGCGAAGTGTGCCGCCGCGCTAGCGCTATGTACTGCGTCTCACGCGTTCGCTTCGAGCGGCGTGCCGACCGTCGCGCCCGGCAAGCTGACGATCGGTGCGGATCTGACGTATCCGCCTTACGACTACATGCAGGCCGCGGATCCCGCTGGCTTCGATCCCGCGTTCATGACGAAGCTCGCCGGGCACTTGAACCTCCAGCCCGGCTTCGTCGATACGCGGTTCGCCAACCTGATCCTTGGCGTCAACGCGAACCGCTTCGACGTAATCGCGTCGGCACTCTATGTCACACCTGAGCGCGCGAAGCAGATTGACTTCGTGCCCTACCTGAAAACCGGCGGCTCGCTGCTCGCCTTGAGCCATTCCGGCTTCGCACCGAAGACGCCAGAGGATCTGTGCGGCAAGCGTGTGAGTTCGATCAAGGGTGCCTCGTGGATCCCGAAACTCAACGATGTGTCGAAGCAGGTCTGCGCGCCTGCCGGCCGTGGCGCAATCGACGTGCGAGAGTTCGAGACTTCACCGGAAGCGGCCCAGGCCGTCCTGGCGCACGCTGTCGACGCGCAGTTCGAAGACTCGGCCGTGGCGCAAATGAGCGTCAACAAGCTCGGTGGACGTGTGGCGATCACCTCGACCGCCCCGCTCTATCCGGTCGTCATTGGTCTCGGTGTCAAGAAAGGCAATGATGCGCTGCTGGCCGAGTTGAAGACCGCGTTTGCGACGATGAAGCAGGCGGGCGAATACCAGGCACTGCTCAAGCAGTACAACGTCGCCGAGCCGACCGGCAACGACATTGCCCAGGCGCTCGGTACGGCACAGAACTAA
- a CDS encoding amino acid ABC transporter permease/ATP-binding protein — protein MVFDWHYTASLLLDAAFWKATWLVVELSAATWLIGIVAGFALALGKQSTFMPLRVACSTYIWLFRSLPLLVLLIFVYNLPQVLPWTGGLLSEPFWAGLLALSISEAAYIAEIHRGGLLSIHKGQLEAGKALGIRFVGLQRLIVLPQAFRVALPALINEYITIVKLTSLVSVISLAEILLIGERLYTQNFKVLETMLAVSFYYVLIVTVFGHALKMLEKHLDVTRRTQARVAAIPMEAPSPLPAAKDLRTTRTSSAVRALEAIGICKSYGDHEVLKGIDLTVRAGEVVSIIGPSGSGKTSLIRTLNGLEALDDGEVRLHGAAFLWPARGRHGKVPHAQYMRGILDIGMVFQSFNLFPHQTVLQNVTLAPRYHGRRNGVAFEEAGTRLLAKVGMAAHAHKYPHQLSGGQQQRVAIARALAMQPSIVLFDEPTSALDPELVNEVLKVIEELAREGMTMIIVTHEINFAFRISDRIVFMEAGTIVSDAPPHELTALDKTSRIASFLKDVHIA, from the coding sequence ATGGTATTCGACTGGCACTACACGGCGTCATTGTTGTTGGACGCCGCTTTCTGGAAAGCGACCTGGCTCGTGGTCGAATTGAGCGCCGCGACCTGGCTGATCGGCATTGTGGCGGGCTTCGCACTTGCGCTCGGCAAGCAGTCCACCTTCATGCCGCTACGCGTGGCGTGCAGCACCTACATCTGGCTCTTTCGCAGCCTGCCGCTGCTGGTGCTGCTGATCTTTGTCTATAACCTGCCGCAGGTCCTGCCGTGGACGGGCGGTCTGTTGTCCGAGCCGTTCTGGGCGGGCCTGCTGGCGCTGTCGATCAGCGAAGCGGCCTACATCGCCGAAATCCATCGCGGCGGCCTGCTGTCGATTCACAAGGGCCAGCTCGAAGCAGGCAAGGCGCTCGGCATCCGCTTCGTCGGCCTGCAACGGCTGATCGTGCTGCCGCAGGCATTTCGCGTCGCGCTGCCGGCGCTCATCAATGAGTACATTACGATCGTCAAGCTGACCTCGCTGGTGTCGGTCATTTCGCTGGCGGAAATCCTGCTGATTGGCGAACGCCTGTACACGCAGAACTTCAAGGTGCTTGAGACGATGCTGGCCGTCTCGTTCTACTATGTGCTGATCGTTACCGTATTCGGCCATGCGTTGAAGATGCTCGAGAAGCACCTGGATGTCACGCGCCGCACGCAGGCCAGAGTCGCAGCCATTCCGATGGAAGCACCGAGCCCCCTGCCGGCTGCGAAGGACCTTCGCACGACGCGGACCAGCAGCGCGGTGCGTGCGCTGGAAGCCATCGGCATCTGCAAAAGCTACGGTGATCATGAGGTGCTCAAGGGGATCGACTTGACCGTGCGCGCAGGCGAAGTGGTATCGATCATTGGCCCGTCAGGCTCCGGCAAGACCTCGTTGATCCGCACGCTGAACGGCCTCGAGGCCCTCGACGACGGCGAAGTCCGCCTGCACGGCGCGGCGTTCCTGTGGCCGGCACGCGGCAGGCATGGCAAGGTACCGCACGCGCAGTACATGCGCGGCATCCTCGATATCGGCATGGTGTTTCAGAGCTTCAATCTGTTCCCGCACCAGACGGTGCTGCAGAATGTGACGCTTGCGCCGCGCTATCACGGGCGCCGCAACGGGGTCGCGTTCGAAGAGGCCGGCACGCGGTTACTGGCGAAGGTCGGTATGGCCGCCCATGCGCACAAGTATCCGCATCAGCTTTCCGGCGGCCAGCAGCAGCGCGTGGCAATTGCACGGGCACTGGCGATGCAGCCGTCGATTGTATTGTTCGACGAACCGACCTCGGCGCTCGATCCCGAACTGGTCAACGAGGTGCTCAAGGTGATCGAGGAACTCGCCCGGGAGGGCATGACCATGATCATCGTCACACACGAAATCAACTTCGCATTCCGCATTTCAGACCGTATCGTGTTCATGGAAGCGGGCACGATCGTCAGCGATGCGCCGCCGCACGAATTGACAGCGCTGGACAAGACCTCGCGGATCGCCAGCTTCCTTAAAGACGTCCACATTGCATAA
- a CDS encoding BrnA antitoxin family protein: MSSKRNIVMPTDEEDAAINRGIAADHDTRELSTEEIRRMRPARETLPKRIGEDAAAELLKRRGRPPANVTKVATSVRYDRDVLDAFRATGEGWQTRMNDALRDYAKSHGMM; this comes from the coding sequence ATGTCGAGCAAACGAAACATCGTGATGCCGACCGATGAAGAAGACGCGGCGATCAATCGCGGCATCGCGGCAGATCACGACACGCGAGAACTGAGCACCGAAGAAATTCGACGAATGCGCCCCGCGCGTGAAACGCTTCCAAAGCGAATCGGTGAAGACGCCGCGGCCGAGCTGCTGAAGCGTCGCGGCAGACCGCCGGCCAACGTGACCAAGGTGGCGACCAGCGTCCGCTATGACCGTGACGTGCTCGACGCTTTCCGTGCAACCGGCGAAGGTTGGCAGACACGCATGAACGATGCCTTGCGCGACTACGCGAAGTCGCACGGCATGATGTGA
- a CDS encoding transporter: MNKKDAAFCTMLKILASILVMLSYGEAMALETAPGDYEPLPPNTNALLLYGQYAQSTDFYTSGNKVSNNFQFHSEIGILRYIHAFALAPNAVIEPQAILPFGHLAAGGDASFLGSNSGVGDLTLGAPVKVVINQAHDVLSLGPYVYAPTGTYNQDKSLNLGANRWQFLLQLAYIKHFARDWAWDNIADVDFSTSNNQADSLGQSSSKRPRYEFQEYLRYNVTPTTTVGGGFGYVLGGRDSLDGQLQPDMQHELYTRVSLTQFIGKSWQIQGEVGRDISVSQGFKEDLRINLRLAKLF; this comes from the coding sequence ATGAATAAGAAAGACGCAGCATTCTGCACAATGCTAAAAATTCTTGCATCAATATTAGTTATGCTTAGTTATGGGGAGGCAATGGCATTGGAGACTGCCCCTGGAGACTACGAACCCTTGCCGCCGAATACCAACGCGCTCCTGCTCTACGGTCAGTATGCTCAAAGCACTGATTTCTACACGAGCGGCAACAAGGTCTCAAACAATTTCCAGTTTCACTCGGAAATCGGCATCCTCCGATACATTCACGCGTTCGCGCTGGCGCCAAACGCTGTAATCGAGCCGCAGGCCATCTTGCCGTTCGGTCATCTTGCGGCGGGCGGCGACGCGAGTTTCCTCGGAAGCAATTCCGGCGTCGGCGATCTTACCCTGGGCGCGCCGGTGAAAGTCGTCATCAATCAGGCACACGATGTGTTGTCGCTGGGTCCCTATGTGTATGCCCCGACCGGGACTTACAACCAGGACAAGTCCCTCAATCTCGGTGCAAACCGCTGGCAATTTCTTCTCCAACTGGCGTACATCAAACACTTCGCGCGTGACTGGGCTTGGGACAACATCGCGGATGTGGACTTCAGCACCAGCAACAATCAGGCGGACTCGCTCGGGCAGTCGAGCAGCAAGCGACCACGATACGAGTTTCAGGAGTATCTGCGCTACAACGTGACACCGACCACGACAGTCGGCGGCGGGTTCGGATACGTGCTGGGCGGCAGGGATTCGCTTGATGGCCAGTTGCAACCCGATATGCAGCACGAGTTATATACGCGCGTTTCGCTCACGCAGTTCATCGGCAAGAGCTGGCAGATTCAGGGCGAAGTGGGGCGAGACATTTCGGTATCGCAGGGATTCAAAGAGGACTTGCGGATCAATCTTCGGTTAGCAAAGCTTTTCTAG
- a CDS encoding AAA family ATPase — MNPLKPLRRIFGVENALPDGVVEPSAGDDPVPLAQTVLRLDRLELTNVFGFEHAAFHFDGSFNLIVGVNGCGKTSLLQAIVGAVALPVNGVSAVRNYWIMDNLRNVRSTVRETKDGRVRLEKIFPARLDAKGVINQKDYDWFMERTSESSTAVERTNGLLSALEPVVRSAESLLPVVAFYSSDRRWNLNDRIRPEEAVDEPDKRSDGYTGWMNASSDMAGLQKWVTAKSLERLESVSRFVGVQSSELFKDDELGIVNRAVALALPGSMGLSFDMRFRKLVVIWSDREPTAFEDLSDGQRGVCALVADIARRMCLLNPQAGPNVTRDTPGVVVIDELDMHLHPAWQRRIVGVLRKAFPRVQFFAATHSPLIIGEVPSSNILLLRRDGRSTHPERSYGLDSNEVLEEVMGSSSRNDAVTNSLVEIHRLLDSEMVADAQSRLDSLKADVGEIPEVIQLQSEIESLRMLGDSDE; from the coding sequence ATGAATCCACTTAAACCTCTTCGCAGAATCTTCGGGGTAGAAAATGCCCTTCCAGATGGCGTGGTTGAACCCTCGGCTGGCGACGATCCTGTGCCACTTGCCCAGACGGTTTTGCGGCTTGACCGGCTGGAGTTGACAAACGTTTTCGGTTTTGAACATGCTGCCTTCCACTTTGATGGCAGTTTCAATCTCATAGTTGGAGTTAACGGGTGCGGAAAGACATCCCTTTTGCAGGCTATCGTTGGTGCTGTTGCGTTGCCGGTCAACGGAGTTTCGGCGGTACGTAACTATTGGATCATGGATAACCTGCGGAATGTTCGGTCTACTGTTCGAGAGACGAAAGACGGTCGCGTACGTTTGGAGAAGATCTTTCCGGCTCGGCTTGATGCAAAGGGGGTAATAAATCAGAAGGATTATGATTGGTTTATGGAGAGAACCTCCGAGTCAAGCACGGCGGTGGAGCGCACTAACGGTTTGCTGTCGGCATTAGAGCCGGTTGTTCGGAGCGCGGAATCACTTCTCCCTGTTGTCGCTTTCTATTCGTCTGATCGGCGGTGGAATCTAAACGACAGAATCAGACCAGAGGAGGCTGTGGATGAGCCAGACAAGCGCTCGGATGGCTACACTGGTTGGATGAACGCGTCATCAGACATGGCCGGACTGCAAAAATGGGTAACCGCCAAGTCACTCGAACGTTTGGAGTCCGTATCGCGTTTTGTTGGCGTGCAATCGAGTGAATTGTTTAAGGATGACGAGCTAGGCATCGTAAATCGAGCCGTCGCGTTAGCGCTACCTGGTTCTATGGGGTTGAGCTTCGATATGCGTTTTCGGAAGCTCGTGGTCATTTGGAGTGATCGCGAGCCAACAGCGTTCGAAGACCTTAGCGACGGTCAACGAGGAGTGTGTGCATTGGTGGCTGATATTGCGCGGCGCATGTGCCTGTTGAACCCGCAGGCCGGTCCGAATGTCACCCGCGATACTCCTGGGGTAGTGGTCATTGATGAGTTGGATATGCATTTGCATCCAGCTTGGCAACGGCGCATCGTGGGCGTGTTGCGAAAGGCTTTTCCTCGCGTTCAGTTTTTTGCTGCGACCCATTCACCTTTGATTATTGGAGAGGTGCCTAGTAGCAATATTCTGCTGCTGCGCCGTGATGGACGAAGCACGCATCCAGAGCGGTCGTACGGTCTGGATAGCAATGAGGTGCTGGAGGAGGTAATGGGAAGTTCGTCGCGGAATGATGCCGTGACAAACTCGTTGGTTGAGATTCACCGTCTGCTGGATTCCGAGATGGTTGCCGATGCCCAGAGTCGCCTTGATAGCCTAAAAGCGGATGTGGGCGAAATACCGGAAGTGATCCAGCTTCAGAGTGAGATCGAAAGCCTGCGTATGTTGGGGGACAGTGACGAGTGA
- a CDS encoding phenylacetaldoxime dehydratase family protein, which translates to MESAIPRHLTCPRSRERRIDDDFVPPFPAWVARADASVTDVVMGYFGVQSKGLDALAKAHVALQHIVGGFSLTEGPGRHDLAHYVDEAGYDNLIAIAYWDKPQSFARWQALPAIDEWWSDEARLGDGLGYFREILSPDTERFETLFSTADRKEGVGALMAGTSAEIQEHGYWGSMRDRLPIAQTDPVEPSGMLGVCGLAPGPRRRTRISGHRNLAVIRSGQEWTETEGKERDRYLGQMEPILHAGMDFLRDEGRSIGCYASRYMRHIDASGQWLEKSFGLSYWHSLADMERWSESHPTHLAIFGTFMGIVQELNFQLKLRLYHEVTVLDSGQQDFEYVNCHPETGLMRGV; encoded by the coding sequence ATGGAATCAGCAATTCCCAGGCATTTGACCTGTCCGCGCTCGCGGGAGCGTCGTATTGACGACGACTTTGTTCCGCCGTTTCCCGCATGGGTAGCCCGCGCCGATGCATCGGTAACAGATGTCGTCATGGGCTATTTTGGCGTCCAGTCAAAGGGACTCGACGCGCTCGCCAAAGCGCACGTTGCCTTGCAGCATATCGTCGGCGGATTTTCCCTGACTGAGGGACCGGGTCGTCACGATCTTGCGCACTATGTTGACGAAGCAGGGTATGACAACCTGATTGCGATTGCGTACTGGGACAAGCCGCAAAGCTTCGCACGCTGGCAAGCATTGCCGGCGATCGACGAGTGGTGGAGCGATGAAGCCAGGCTTGGCGATGGCTTGGGTTATTTCCGGGAAATTCTGTCTCCAGATACCGAGCGCTTCGAAACGCTGTTCAGTACGGCAGACAGAAAGGAGGGCGTGGGTGCACTAATGGCCGGGACCAGTGCGGAGATCCAGGAGCATGGGTACTGGGGTTCAATGCGAGACCGTTTGCCGATCGCACAGACCGATCCTGTCGAGCCGTCAGGCATGCTCGGGGTGTGCGGTCTCGCACCGGGGCCTCGCCGCCGCACCAGAATTAGCGGGCATCGGAACCTGGCGGTGATTCGCTCGGGGCAGGAGTGGACCGAGACGGAGGGGAAAGAGCGGGATAGGTATCTCGGGCAGATGGAGCCGATCTTGCATGCGGGAATGGATTTTCTACGAGATGAAGGTCGATCGATCGGCTGCTATGCGAGCCGTTATATGCGCCACATCGATGCTTCCGGGCAATGGCTTGAGAAAAGCTTTGGCCTGAGCTACTGGCATTCGCTGGCGGACATGGAGCGATGGTCGGAATCGCATCCGACGCATCTGGCCATATTCGGCACGTTCATGGGGATCGTGCAGGAGTTGAATTTTCAACTGAAATTGCGCCTGTACCACGAGGTAACGGTACTGGATAGCGGCCAGCAGGACTTTGAGTACGTCAACTGCCATCCCGAAACCGGCTTGATGCGCGGCGTTTAA
- a CDS encoding BrnT family toxin — MYNKSQGIEFDPTKDQVNRSKHGVSLALAESFEWDSAIDALDDRHASGEQRFFAYGLIDDRVHCLVHTVRDETLRAISLRKANKRQVNDYVEQTKHRDADR; from the coding sequence ATGTACAATAAATCGCAAGGGATCGAATTCGACCCAACCAAAGATCAAGTCAATCGCAGCAAACACGGAGTCTCACTGGCGCTTGCCGAGAGCTTCGAATGGGACAGCGCAATCGACGCGCTCGATGACCGGCACGCATCCGGCGAGCAACGCTTTTTCGCGTACGGCTTGATCGACGATCGTGTCCATTGCCTAGTCCATACAGTGCGTGATGAAACGCTTCGCGCCATCAGCCTTCGCAAGGCAAACAAACGTCAGGTGAATGATTATGTCGAGCAAACGAAACATCGTGATGCCGACCGATGA
- a CDS encoding Bd3614 family nucleic acid deaminase: protein MPLSLQEKGLYFAHSLAALTGTQVAVYIEATGVKAGGISTATDRYQIRTALVNLLRNGNYGRAGVICLSYVPGEVDQGMFQMNSVTGGLFWATASQICKATVASFVWTASVVACSEDARPWVAASASDRVVIANNWLRTNRLDGKLLHPPMVSTEVSDFRGQLVREYTPPTVVEVPDFTGTPPGYRPTPLSDAILMALAYAIVRVSWSEGAIKHGGHSTQAEEFGGHNIGCVMIDGTGKIFGWGLNLTAVGASLHGETMAILTHQRTNGGPLPAGTRIYTTLKPCYMCAGTIVNAASDCTVIYGQDDRNITNSALDRRVNNCSNVMRTGETTGPALLGIQGEQSTTGSLATEAARGLMGDALEEFFKIGANIPTSLWEGDLWMQAMDLLCAISPFAKTLYGYYLKGLVAESS from the coding sequence ATGCCCCTGTCTTTGCAGGAAAAAGGCCTGTACTTCGCGCATTCGCTCGCCGCGCTGACCGGCACGCAAGTCGCGGTCTATATCGAAGCCACCGGCGTGAAAGCGGGCGGGATCAGTACCGCGACAGACCGCTACCAGATCCGCACGGCGCTGGTGAATTTGCTGCGCAATGGCAATTACGGGCGCGCCGGTGTGATTTGCCTGAGTTATGTGCCGGGGGAAGTGGATCAGGGCATGTTCCAGATGAATTCGGTGACTGGCGGGCTATTCTGGGCAACCGCTTCGCAAATCTGCAAAGCAACCGTCGCTTCGTTCGTGTGGACGGCCAGCGTGGTGGCGTGTTCAGAAGACGCCCGCCCTTGGGTGGCCGCCAGCGCGAGTGACCGCGTGGTGATAGCCAATAACTGGCTGCGCACCAATCGGCTGGATGGCAAATTGCTGCATCCGCCCATGGTCTCGACCGAGGTCAGCGATTTCCGCGGCCAGCTGGTGCGTGAATACACACCGCCCACGGTGGTCGAGGTGCCCGACTTTACCGGCACGCCACCGGGCTATCGGCCAACCCCGCTGAGCGATGCAATCTTGATGGCGCTGGCATATGCGATCGTGCGGGTGTCATGGTCTGAAGGTGCCATCAAGCACGGTGGCCACAGCACGCAGGCCGAGGAGTTCGGCGGTCACAATATCGGCTGCGTAATGATCGATGGTACCGGCAAGATCTTCGGCTGGGGGCTCAACCTGACCGCTGTCGGGGCCAGCCTGCACGGCGAAACGATGGCGATCCTGACCCACCAGCGCACCAACGGCGGACCACTGCCCGCTGGCACGCGCATCTATACCACCTTGAAACCTTGCTATATGTGCGCCGGCACCATCGTGAACGCCGCGTCGGACTGCACGGTTATTTACGGACAGGACGACCGCAACATCACCAACAGCGCGCTGGATCGACGCGTGAACAACTGCAGCAACGTCATGCGTACGGGCGAAACAACCGGGCCTGCGCTGCTGGGCATCCAGGGTGAACAATCCACTACCGGCAGCCTGGCGACCGAAGCCGCGCGTGGGTTGATGGGCGATGCGCTCGAAGAGTTCTTCAAGATCGGTGCAAATATTCCGACGAGCCTCTGGGAAGGCGATCTGTGGATGCAAGCTATGGATCTGTTGTGTGCCATCAGCCCGTTCGCCAAGACACTGTATGGCTATTACTTGAAGGGACTGGTGGCGGAGTCAAGCTGA
- a CDS encoding DUF2726 domain-containing protein: MHFALLLVAVCVAVAVMLAAAGPDGKASAAKSGIPVRYNLRDLMTPREREFIGLLRLALPDAEIHAQVAIGALVEVVGGRKAERNRFDRKVLDYVVCSSTGAVLYAIELDDRSHSSESAKKRDAVKNEICAAAGLKLMRYSSIRVDASVLRADFERVALFRSQAVEGVRPNTTAGASSREAA, translated from the coding sequence ATGCACTTTGCATTATTGTTAGTGGCCGTATGTGTGGCTGTGGCTGTTATGCTCGCGGCAGCAGGTCCGGACGGTAAGGCTTCCGCTGCAAAAAGCGGTATTCCTGTTAGATATAACCTTCGCGACCTGATGACACCGCGCGAGCGCGAATTTATTGGCTTGCTAAGGCTCGCATTGCCGGACGCAGAAATTCATGCGCAAGTGGCTATTGGGGCTTTGGTAGAGGTCGTTGGTGGAAGGAAGGCTGAGCGCAATCGTTTTGACCGTAAAGTTTTGGATTACGTGGTGTGTTCGTCGACAGGGGCGGTGTTATATGCCATTGAACTGGATGACAGAAGTCACTCATCCGAAAGCGCGAAGAAGCGGGACGCGGTGAAGAATGAGATTTGTGCCGCTGCAGGTTTGAAACTGATGCGCTACTCGAGTATTCGAGTGGATGCGTCAGTGTTGCGGGCGGATTTCGAGCGCGTCGCGCTGTTCAGGTCTCAGGCAGTTGAGGGTGTTCGGCCAAATACCACTGCAGGGGCTTCCAGCCGTGAAGCAGCTTGA
- a CDS encoding helix-turn-helix domain-containing protein: MDKFLTTNAVPRDQRLEYWTDLICDSYVNLSCSRPGDGEFAGSIRTREIASLNLSVVASNTQSVLRTQGHIARESNDFFLVSIQSLGVGVVRQDGREAMLSPGDFALYDSTRPYELYFPDDFEQIVLKLPGMQLRHALRETERLTATAVSGREGAGHLLINMIKTLWEDSKSLQPTSALAIANGVISVLVAGLQTISPFDPPPLSSLANYHLARIKALIDTDLGDPQLSVSSIAAKLTLSTTHIHRLFQNESVRPSQYIWLRRLEACSRDLLDASFAAKPIGEIGYRRGFSDAAHFSRAFREHFGCSPRDWRQRGAQSVIDAGVGGP; encoded by the coding sequence ATGGACAAGTTCTTGACGACCAACGCCGTGCCGCGCGATCAGCGGCTCGAATACTGGACCGATCTGATTTGCGACTCCTACGTCAATCTGAGTTGCTCGCGACCCGGCGATGGCGAATTCGCGGGGTCGATCCGAACGCGCGAAATTGCGAGTCTGAATCTGTCTGTGGTCGCGTCGAACACACAAAGTGTCTTGCGAACACAGGGGCACATCGCCAGGGAATCCAACGATTTCTTCCTGGTCAGCATCCAGAGTCTCGGCGTGGGCGTCGTTCGGCAAGACGGCCGCGAGGCGATGCTGTCGCCGGGCGACTTTGCGTTGTACGACAGTACGCGCCCTTACGAACTGTACTTTCCGGACGACTTCGAACAAATCGTGCTGAAACTGCCCGGAATGCAACTTCGCCACGCGTTGCGCGAGACGGAAAGACTGACGGCAACGGCCGTCTCCGGGCGGGAAGGAGCGGGTCATCTGCTGATCAACATGATCAAGACGCTTTGGGAGGATTCCAAATCGCTTCAACCGACGTCTGCGCTCGCCATCGCAAACGGTGTAATCAGCGTGTTGGTCGCGGGGCTGCAGACCATATCGCCGTTCGACCCGCCGCCACTAAGCAGCCTGGCCAACTATCATCTGGCTCGCATCAAGGCCCTGATAGACACGGATTTGGGCGATCCTCAACTGTCCGTTAGCAGCATTGCCGCGAAACTGACCTTGTCGACCACGCATATTCATCGACTATTTCAAAACGAGTCTGTGCGGCCCAGTCAATATATCTGGCTCAGACGCCTCGAGGCCTGCAGCCGCGACTTGCTTGACGCAAGCTTCGCCGCCAAGCCAATTGGAGAGATTGGCTACCGGCGAGGATTTAGCGACGCAGCGCATTTCAGCAGAGCGTTCCGCGAACATTTCGGCTGCTCGCCGCGCGACTGGCGGCAACGCGGCGCGCAAAGCGTAATCGACGCCGGCGTCGGTGGACCATAG
- a CDS encoding carbon-nitrogen hydrolase family protein has product MALTHPKYKVAAVQAAPVYLNLDATIDKTVAYIHEAAAAGARLIAFPETWLPGYPWYIWLGTPAWAIGKGFVQRYFDNSLAYDSAEAERIREAARQSGMTVVLGLSERDGGSLYIAQWLIGPDGETIAKRRKLKPTHVERTVFGEGDGSDLAVHDLELGRLGALCCWEHIQPLTKYAMYSQNEQVHVGAWPSFSVYEFAYSLGPEVNNAASQIYAVEGSCFVIAPCAVVSPAMIETLCDTPDKLELIREGGGHTVIYGPNGMLLSQKLAESDEGLVFADIDLGLISIAKSVADPTGHYARRDVTRLLFNSSRSRAVEHFCSTDYLPASPTASTDSSEEEVPPIFEGRG; this is encoded by the coding sequence ATGGCACTAACGCATCCGAAATACAAAGTCGCTGCAGTACAGGCAGCCCCCGTCTATCTGAACCTCGATGCCACTATCGACAAAACGGTCGCCTACATTCACGAAGCGGCTGCGGCGGGAGCGAGACTGATTGCTTTCCCCGAAACCTGGCTGCCCGGATACCCGTGGTACATCTGGCTCGGCACGCCGGCATGGGCCATTGGCAAGGGATTTGTGCAGCGTTATTTCGATAACTCCCTCGCTTACGATAGCGCAGAAGCGGAGCGGATACGCGAAGCAGCCAGACAGAGCGGCATGACCGTCGTGCTAGGACTGTCAGAACGAGACGGCGGTAGTCTTTATATCGCGCAATGGTTGATTGGACCCGACGGCGAGACCATCGCGAAGCGGCGCAAGCTGAAGCCTACCCATGTCGAAAGAACCGTTTTCGGCGAGGGGGACGGCAGTGACCTTGCGGTGCATGATCTCGAACTGGGCAGGCTTGGCGCGCTATGTTGCTGGGAACATATTCAGCCCTTGACCAAGTACGCAATGTACTCGCAAAACGAACAGGTTCATGTCGGCGCATGGCCAAGCTTTTCTGTGTACGAGTTCGCGTACTCGCTAGGTCCTGAGGTCAATAACGCTGCAAGTCAGATCTACGCGGTTGAAGGCTCGTGTTTTGTGATCGCACCTTGCGCAGTCGTTTCGCCGGCAATGATCGAGACGTTATGCGACACACCCGACAAGCTTGAGCTGATTCGAGAGGGGGGTGGGCACACTGTCATCTATGGACCCAATGGCATGCTCTTGAGCCAGAAGTTAGCCGAGAGCGACGAGGGGCTCGTTTTCGCGGACATCGACCTGGGCCTGATTTCCATCGCCAAGTCCGTCGCCGATCCCACCGGCCACTATGCGCGGCGGGACGTAACCCGCCTCCTGTTCAACTCAAGCAGATCGAGAGCGGTCGAACATTTCTGTTCGACAGATTATTTACCTGCGTCGCCAACTGCGAGCACTGACTCCTCGGAAGAAGAGGTTCCGCCGATATTTGAGGGCCGAGGGTGA